The Sphingobacterium bambusae genome includes a window with the following:
- a CDS encoding response regulator transcription factor: MHILIIEDDLRVSELLQRGLAEQGFDTAIAYDGYMGLKLAQQHDYDVIITDIILPNINGIDLCRQLRHTKPDTPVIMLTALGTTDDKIEGFDAGADDYLVKPFEMRELVVRVRALLKRNARPANSKAFVLVYADLEMNLHTKRVKRGDKEISLTPKEFKLLEYMMRNPERVLSRVEIAEKVWDTHFDTGTNFMNVYINYLRKKVDREFEQKLIHTKSGMGFILNVE; this comes from the coding sequence ATGCATATCCTGATTATAGAAGATGATCTTCGTGTTTCCGAACTTCTGCAGCGTGGTCTGGCCGAGCAAGGGTTTGATACGGCCATAGCCTATGATGGATATATGGGGCTCAAACTGGCGCAACAGCACGATTACGATGTGATCATTACGGATATCATTTTGCCCAATATCAATGGCATCGATCTATGCCGTCAACTTCGTCATACGAAACCCGATACTCCTGTAATTATGCTTACCGCCCTAGGAACGACCGACGATAAGATCGAGGGGTTCGATGCCGGAGCCGATGACTATTTGGTAAAGCCATTCGAGATGAGGGAATTGGTCGTTCGTGTCAGGGCTTTGCTAAAGCGGAACGCGAGACCAGCAAATTCGAAGGCGTTCGTGCTAGTCTATGCCGACTTGGAAATGAACCTGCATACCAAAAGGGTCAAACGAGGGGATAAGGAAATCAGCCTGACTCCCAAAGAATTCAAGCTATTGGAGTATATGATGCGCAATCCGGAGCGGGTACTTTCGCGTGTAGAGATTGCAGAGAAGGTTTGGGACACACATTTTGATACGGGAACAAACTTTATGAATGTATATATAAACTACCTCAGAAAGAAGGTTGACCGCGAGTTTGAACAAAAGCTGATCCATACCAAGTCTGGAATGGGGTTTATCCTAAACGTAGAGTAA
- a CDS encoding type 1 glutamine amidotransferase yields the protein MKVHFIQHEIFEAPGAYLTWAEARGYVTSFSKVFANQVIPSSAEDIDLLIVLGGPQSPSTTLQECPHFDSKAEIAFIQQCIALEKAVVGVCLGAQLIAEALGATFESSPEKEIGVFPLQLTEAGLKDEKINHFGQSLAVGHWHNDMPGLTADSEVLATTVGCPRQIIAYSNFVYGFQCHMEFTPEVVELLIAEEEDFLVNNHTHRFVQKPDVIRNYNYAHMNDMLFQFLDKLAAEYQGRS from the coding sequence ATGAAAGTACACTTTATCCAACACGAAATATTTGAGGCTCCTGGGGCCTATCTAACATGGGCCGAAGCAAGAGGATATGTGACCTCTTTTTCCAAAGTCTTTGCGAATCAAGTCATCCCAAGCAGCGCTGAAGATATTGACTTACTTATTGTATTGGGAGGGCCGCAAAGCCCCAGTACAACGCTCCAAGAGTGTCCTCATTTTGATTCTAAAGCAGAGATTGCTTTTATTCAGCAATGCATTGCTCTTGAAAAAGCTGTTGTTGGCGTGTGTTTAGGTGCGCAGCTCATTGCGGAGGCACTTGGTGCGACTTTCGAAAGCAGTCCAGAAAAAGAGATTGGCGTATTTCCGTTGCAACTGACGGAGGCTGGACTAAAAGACGAAAAAATAAATCATTTTGGCCAAAGCTTAGCCGTCGGTCATTGGCACAATGATATGCCGGGATTGACTGCTGATTCCGAAGTACTAGCGACTACAGTGGGATGTCCTAGGCAGATCATAGCCTATAGCAATTTCGTATACGGCTTTCAATGCCATATGGAATTCACACCGGAGGTTGTGGAATTATTGATCGCCGAGGAAGAAGACTTTTTAGTTAACAACCACACACACCGATTTGTGCAGAAGCCGGATGTGATCAGAAATTATAATTATGCACATATGAACGATATGTTGTTTCAATTTCTGGATAAATTAGCTGCGGAATATCAAGGAAGATCATAG
- a CDS encoding SMI1/KNR4 family protein, with translation MNHILRELDSFLSSLRPTFYSDLNSPLDDAELDKLEADYAIKLPNDLRALYKWKNGQKESCYASFVNNSVFLPLDQVLDTAAELTSMIGYDFEIDNWWNAHWLPIFQNGGGDSICYDLKGIFTGQKGQILEFWHADNDRNVIAPSLEAFFNKIVKYYATKQKEEFDEFFTVEKIPEYPKRFILT, from the coding sequence ATGAACCATATCCTTCGAGAATTAGACAGCTTTCTATCATCGTTAAGACCAACATTCTATTCCGATCTTAACAGCCCCTTGGACGACGCCGAGTTGGACAAATTGGAAGCGGATTACGCGATCAAACTTCCCAATGATCTACGTGCGTTGTACAAGTGGAAAAACGGACAAAAAGAAAGTTGCTATGCATCCTTCGTAAACAATTCGGTTTTTCTGCCGCTAGACCAGGTACTGGACACGGCTGCTGAACTAACATCCATGATAGGTTATGACTTTGAAATTGACAACTGGTGGAATGCGCATTGGCTCCCTATCTTTCAAAATGGTGGTGGCGACAGTATCTGCTATGATTTAAAGGGTATTTTTACCGGACAAAAGGGGCAGATTTTAGAATTCTGGCATGCCGATAACGACAGAAATGTGATCGCTCCCTCGTTGGAAGCATTTTTTAACAAGATAGTTAAATACTATGCGACCAAACAAAAGGAAGAATTCGATGAGTTTTTCACTGTTGAGAAAATTCCAGAGTACCCAAAAAGATTCATCCTTACGTGA
- a CDS encoding putative toxin-antitoxin system toxin component, PIN family: MNNLRLVLDSTIFLVSLAAHSKYHWIYKALIGKKFDLVVSNEILTEYQEQVSIRYGLDYTDASLEYLLLLPNVILTNPSFLWQLVENDKDDNKFVDTYIASQSDFIVSNDRHIHQIKDNIFPQINVLRYEEFESSYASIFRT, from the coding sequence ATGAATAACCTGCGGCTTGTGCTCGACAGCACTATTTTCCTTGTATCATTGGCTGCACACTCCAAGTACCATTGGATATACAAAGCATTGATAGGCAAGAAATTTGATTTAGTTGTTTCCAATGAAATTTTGACCGAATATCAAGAACAAGTCTCTATTCGATATGGTCTTGATTATACAGATGCTTCCCTTGAATACCTTCTACTGTTACCAAACGTAATACTTACCAATCCATCTTTTTTATGGCAGTTGGTAGAAAATGATAAGGACGACAATAAATTCGTGGACACCTATATCGCTAGCCAATCCGATTTTATAGTCAGCAATGACCGGCATATTCATCAGATAAAAGACAATATTTTCCCGCAGATCAATGTTCTGCGTTATGAGGAGTTTGAAAGCTCCTACGCATCCATATTCAGAACTTAA